A genomic region of Mesorhizobium sp. NZP2077 contains the following coding sequences:
- a CDS encoding ABC transporter ATP-binding protein, whose amino-acid sequence MTSKSIVALEGVAKTYGAFTALHPTDLAIAEGEFVTLLGPSGCGKTTTLRLIGGFEQASAGRISISGQDVTERAPYHRPVNTVFQDYALFPNMSVSDNIGYGLSVKSNNVPKAERAKRVGEAVTLVGLEGMAHRRPGELSGGQRQRVAMARAIVRRPRVLLLDEPLSALDVKLREGMQVELKRLHRELGITFLMVTHDQTEALALSDRIVVMNQGRISQIGSPIELYDNPANPYVADFIGGANLVPAELIGRDGDTAAFRIGNGMVVRSRRATAMREPGRRITLGIRPERFVAATSGATNSLECVIRESLFHGDRLRLELGLDGITMPLFAELPRTAVSSPSGVEPGSHITLLVDPDDVMVFNAKEDQE is encoded by the coding sequence ATGACTTCCAAATCGATCGTGGCGCTTGAAGGCGTTGCGAAAACCTATGGCGCCTTCACCGCCCTGCATCCGACCGACCTCGCCATCGCGGAAGGCGAGTTCGTCACGCTGCTCGGCCCCTCCGGTTGCGGCAAGACGACGACCCTGAGGCTGATTGGCGGCTTTGAACAGGCGAGCGCCGGCCGCATCTCGATCTCCGGCCAGGATGTCACCGAGCGCGCGCCCTATCATCGTCCCGTCAACACGGTTTTCCAGGACTATGCGCTGTTTCCCAACATGAGCGTGTCCGACAACATCGGCTATGGCCTCTCCGTCAAATCGAACAATGTCCCCAAGGCGGAGCGGGCAAAGCGTGTCGGCGAAGCCGTGACTTTGGTAGGCTTGGAGGGGATGGCGCATCGCCGCCCCGGTGAACTGTCGGGTGGCCAACGTCAGCGCGTCGCAATGGCGAGAGCGATCGTGCGCCGGCCCCGAGTGCTGCTGCTGGACGAGCCGCTTTCGGCGCTCGACGTCAAGCTGCGCGAGGGCATGCAAGTCGAGCTCAAGCGCCTTCACCGCGAGCTTGGCATCACCTTCCTGATGGTAACCCATGACCAGACCGAGGCGCTCGCGCTTTCCGATCGCATCGTCGTCATGAACCAGGGGCGCATCTCCCAGATCGGCTCGCCGATCGAGCTCTATGACAATCCGGCCAATCCTTACGTGGCGGATTTCATTGGCGGGGCCAACCTCGTCCCGGCCGAACTGATCGGACGCGACGGCGACACGGCCGCGTTTCGCATCGGCAATGGCATGGTGGTGCGCTCCCGTCGGGCGACCGCGATGCGGGAACCTGGCAGAAGGATCACCCTTGGAATTCGACCGGAGCGCTTTGTCGCCGCGACGTCCGGAGCCACCAATTCGCTGGAATGCGTGATCAGGGAAAGCCTCTTCCATGGGGACCGCCTGCGTCTCGAACTGGGTCTGGACGGAATCACCATGCCTCTCTTCGCCGAGCTGCCCCGGACGGCCGTTTCATCTCCATCGGGGGTTGAACCTGGCAGCCACATTACCCTGCTGGTCGACCCGGACGACGTCATGGTCTTCAACGCGAAGGAAGACCAGGAATGA
- a CDS encoding ABC transporter permease encodes MTLQHIERPAIIGTHGNGTRLAADFLRWNGRAAVRFLSRYGVLVGFLVLWQLASSVGWVNASVLPPVDKIVAALWKGLIGGALLGDISISLQRAGIAFAAAVAVAIPLGLFMGQVRAVETAFDPILQVFRQTSALALYPVFILLLGLGETSKIFVIFWATLFPLLLNTTSGVKEVDPKLLEMARVYGASRLTIFRRVVLPGAVPSIFVGLRLSATTALLLLIASEMIGANKGIGFQVMNAQYNFQIPLMFAAIVILAGLGLIANQALVVLQRRLCRWSNPVN; translated from the coding sequence ATGACTTTGCAGCACATCGAGCGGCCGGCCATCATCGGCACGCATGGCAACGGAACCAGGCTCGCCGCGGATTTCCTACGCTGGAATGGCCGAGCCGCCGTCCGCTTCCTGTCGCGCTACGGGGTCCTTGTAGGGTTCCTGGTTCTCTGGCAGCTGGCGAGCAGTGTGGGATGGGTCAATGCATCCGTGCTGCCGCCCGTTGACAAGATTGTCGCCGCCCTGTGGAAAGGGCTTATCGGCGGCGCCCTGCTCGGCGACATCTCCATCAGCCTGCAGCGAGCCGGCATTGCCTTTGCGGCAGCTGTCGCCGTCGCCATCCCGCTTGGCCTGTTCATGGGCCAGGTCCGCGCCGTCGAAACCGCCTTCGATCCGATCCTGCAGGTCTTCCGGCAGACCTCGGCGCTGGCGCTCTACCCGGTGTTCATTCTGCTCTTGGGGCTGGGCGAAACCTCCAAGATTTTCGTCATCTTCTGGGCGACCCTGTTTCCGCTGCTGCTCAACACCACCAGCGGCGTCAAGGAAGTCGATCCGAAGCTGCTCGAAATGGCGCGCGTCTATGGTGCGAGCCGGCTCACCATATTCCGCCGCGTCGTGCTGCCGGGCGCCGTGCCGTCGATCTTCGTCGGCTTGCGGCTGAGCGCCACCACCGCGCTGCTGCTGCTGATCGCGTCCGAAATGATCGGCGCCAACAAGGGCATCGGCTTCCAGGTGATGAACGCGCAGTACAATTTCCAGATCCCGCTGATGTTTGCGGCAATCGTCATCCTCGCCGGCCTCGGCCTGATCGCCAACCAGGCGCTGGTTGTCCTGCAGCGGCGGCTGTGCCGCTGGAGCAATCCCGTCAACTGA
- a CDS encoding ABC transporter substrate-binding protein: MRMRTLKTPMIAAFAAVAITAQTLAATAAELNILTWEGYAADKFISKFQTESGCKVTASYVGSNDDFAAKLAAGGGVYDIITPSLDTVPMMRLAGFVQAIDTAKVQGHDSIYPEFSKNSDFVAEGATWAVPLVWGSVSLIYRPDKFTTKPDSISVLFDPAYKGKISLWDDKSAIYWTARYLGYNNVFDLTDEQLDAVKAKLIEQKPLIRKYWASAGELTELMANQEVYVSNAWTGLTSKDVNNLKKGFEVVEFTPKEKAEGWMDSMMLVKDTPNQDCAYKFMSFMQSADGQCGIAESTGYFPVNPKAVESCMSDELKKERQVNNIEFVKSLVMWQQPKRLDKYLEVWNAVKAAP; encoded by the coding sequence ATGAGAATGAGAACACTCAAGACACCAATGATCGCCGCGTTCGCGGCCGTTGCCATCACTGCACAGACGTTGGCCGCCACAGCTGCAGAACTCAATATCCTCACATGGGAGGGCTACGCAGCCGACAAGTTCATCTCCAAGTTCCAGACCGAATCCGGATGCAAGGTGACAGCTTCCTACGTCGGCTCGAATGACGATTTCGCGGCCAAGCTGGCGGCCGGTGGCGGTGTGTACGACATCATCACACCATCCCTCGACACGGTGCCGATGATGCGGCTTGCGGGCTTCGTACAGGCGATCGACACGGCCAAGGTCCAAGGCCATGACAGCATCTATCCGGAATTCTCAAAAAACAGCGACTTCGTGGCGGAGGGTGCAACCTGGGCCGTGCCCCTCGTTTGGGGGTCGGTGTCACTGATCTACAGGCCTGACAAGTTCACCACCAAACCGGACTCGATCTCGGTTCTCTTCGACCCGGCGTACAAGGGCAAGATTTCGTTGTGGGACGACAAGTCAGCGATCTACTGGACAGCTCGCTATCTGGGCTACAACAACGTCTTCGACCTGACCGACGAGCAGCTGGACGCTGTCAAGGCGAAGCTGATCGAACAAAAGCCACTGATCCGCAAATACTGGGCGTCGGCCGGCGAATTGACCGAGTTGATGGCCAACCAGGAGGTGTACGTCTCCAACGCCTGGACCGGGCTTACGAGCAAGGACGTCAACAACCTCAAGAAGGGCTTCGAGGTCGTCGAGTTCACGCCGAAGGAAAAGGCCGAGGGCTGGATGGACTCAATGATGCTGGTCAAGGACACGCCCAACCAGGACTGCGCCTACAAGTTCATGTCCTTCATGCAGTCCGCGGACGGCCAGTGCGGCATCGCCGAATCCACTGGCTACTTCCCGGTCAATCCCAAGGCAGTGGAAAGCTGCATGAGCGACGAGCTCAAGAAGGAGCGCCAGGTCAACAATATCGAGTTCGTCAAGAGCCTCGTCATGTGGCAGCAGCCGAAACGCCTCGACAAGTATCTGGAAGTCTGGAACGCCGTGAAGGCCGCCCCCTGA
- a CDS encoding sigma 54-interacting transcriptional regulator has protein sequence MKFYANDVTNLANRRLRPSFIDDAQFGSFLEALPDGAALLEVDGKIKLVNSKLELLLNLAGGDLVGSELAKHAKTAGPVVQKLSAALQQLKRVEVAGLLNSQRSVVASLSILRTADGGAYGALLTMREAGRHGRSADVSDNFRFEAEAWGSARTRLVRLPPIEAIAKQARTALERGANVLFTGETGTGKTELALAAGRAGDPEAPPFIHVRCGMLSDDQFEGEMFGIEPGSPMDTSTRGKLGYLEAADGGILFLDQVTDLSASSQSKLVAVLETQTFSRLGSAQRRQARVRVIAATSENLSDQVASGAFRGDLYYRIAVMAFELPPLRNQTGLVEALADHHLRRLNLGRKPQLRLSPEFMDRLKAHGYPGNIRELVNILERAAAAADQVALAEHFIVPTPTAVSIPRHADPIDAAPSANLKDMVREFEAWVIEKSIAGNRSKRSAAKSLGIDIATLVRKTKQRQ, from the coding sequence ATGAAGTTCTACGCCAACGACGTCACCAACCTTGCCAACCGCCGGCTGCGGCCGTCTTTCATTGACGATGCACAATTTGGTTCCTTTCTGGAAGCTCTTCCCGATGGAGCGGCGCTCCTTGAAGTCGATGGCAAGATCAAACTCGTCAACAGCAAGCTCGAGCTCCTGCTCAATCTGGCCGGCGGCGACCTTGTCGGCTCCGAACTGGCAAAGCACGCCAAGACGGCAGGCCCTGTCGTACAGAAACTCTCCGCTGCCCTTCAGCAGCTCAAGCGCGTCGAAGTGGCCGGCCTCCTCAACTCGCAGCGAAGCGTCGTCGCATCACTGAGCATCCTGCGCACCGCCGATGGCGGAGCCTATGGCGCGCTTTTGACGATGAGGGAGGCCGGCCGGCACGGCCGAAGCGCCGACGTGTCGGATAATTTCCGCTTCGAGGCAGAGGCGTGGGGGAGCGCAAGGACGCGTCTGGTCCGGCTACCTCCGATCGAGGCCATCGCAAAGCAGGCAAGGACCGCCCTCGAGCGGGGGGCGAACGTGCTGTTCACGGGAGAGACGGGAACCGGAAAGACTGAACTCGCCCTGGCGGCGGGAAGGGCAGGGGACCCTGAGGCGCCGCCGTTCATCCATGTCAGATGCGGCATGCTTTCCGACGACCAGTTCGAGGGGGAAATGTTCGGCATCGAGCCAGGCTCGCCGATGGACACTTCGACACGCGGCAAGCTCGGCTATCTGGAGGCTGCCGACGGCGGCATTCTCTTCCTCGACCAGGTCACCGATCTATCCGCGTCCTCGCAGTCGAAGCTCGTCGCCGTTCTGGAGACGCAAACCTTCAGCCGGCTCGGCTCCGCACAGCGCCGGCAGGCGAGGGTACGGGTCATCGCGGCAACCAGTGAGAACCTGTCGGATCAGGTGGCCAGCGGTGCGTTCAGGGGCGATCTGTATTACCGCATCGCCGTCATGGCTTTCGAGCTTCCGCCCCTGAGAAACCAGACAGGCTTGGTGGAGGCGTTGGCCGATCATCATCTTCGCCGCCTCAATCTTGGGCGCAAGCCGCAACTCAGGCTCTCGCCCGAGTTCATGGATAGACTTAAGGCGCATGGATATCCCGGCAACATACGGGAGCTCGTCAACATTCTCGAGCGCGCCGCCGCGGCCGCCGACCAGGTGGCGCTTGCAGAGCACTTCATTGTGCCGACCCCGACGGCCGTCTCCATTCCAAGGCACGCCGACCCCATCGACGCGGCTCCCTCTGCCAACCTCAAGGACATGGTTCGGGAGTTCGAGGCTTGGGTCATTGAAAAATCCATCGCCGGAAATCGAAGCAAACGCAGCGCCGCCAAGTCGCTCGGCATCGATATCGCGACCCTCGTTAGGAAAACCAAACAGAGACAATGA
- a CDS encoding ABC transporter ATP-binding protein, giving the protein MTGSNRGGEVSIRDLSKSFSLGGRQLAVLRTLNLDIRSGECLVIVGASGSGKTTLLRILAGLEAADSGGVAIDGTPVHGVGAERAVIFQEPRLLPWLTVLGNVAFGLEVRGVPKKQAEERARFYVGLVGLAEFADAFPNQLSGGMAQRVGIARALTVQPEILLLDEPLGALDAMTKIGMQEELARIWSEENVTMVMVTHDLEEAIYLADRVLILPKEKGGAARLIDIDVPRPRERSESRFVHYREELLREFGLH; this is encoded by the coding sequence ATGACCGGTTCCAATCGTGGCGGAGAGGTCTCGATCCGCGACCTCTCCAAATCCTTCAGCCTCGGCGGGCGCCAGCTCGCCGTGCTGCGGACGCTCAACCTCGACATTCGTTCGGGGGAATGCCTGGTCATTGTCGGCGCCAGCGGCTCTGGCAAGACCACGCTGCTGCGCATTCTTGCTGGGCTGGAGGCGGCCGACAGCGGCGGCGTCGCGATCGACGGCACGCCAGTGCATGGCGTCGGCGCCGAGCGTGCGGTGATCTTCCAGGAACCGCGCCTGCTGCCCTGGCTGACCGTACTCGGCAATGTCGCTTTTGGCCTTGAAGTCCGCGGCGTGCCCAAGAAGCAAGCCGAGGAACGCGCACGCTTCTACGTCGGGCTGGTCGGCCTTGCCGAATTCGCCGACGCCTTTCCGAACCAGCTTTCCGGCGGTATGGCGCAGCGCGTCGGCATCGCCCGGGCACTCACCGTCCAGCCCGAAATTCTTCTGCTCGACGAGCCGCTGGGAGCGCTGGACGCCATGACCAAGATCGGCATGCAGGAGGAACTGGCGCGCATCTGGAGCGAAGAGAACGTCACCATGGTGATGGTCACCCACGATCTGGAAGAGGCGATCTATCTGGCGGACCGCGTGCTGATCCTGCCCAAGGAGAAAGGCGGCGCGGCGCGGCTGATCGACATCGACGTGCCACGCCCGCGCGAGCGCAGCGAAAGCCGCTTCGTGCACTATCGCGAAGAATTGCTGCGCGAATTCGGTCTGCACTGA
- a CDS encoding PAS domain-containing protein, translating into MSILNHFNCRISEFSIAFVVPCGWIIAFPNSAAVGHAPSFPQQDHKMKTSKPSIADLGFLMIDWIDEEGRISEVNDFEARELGIEAREVGGLPLERVYSSTSAQLLRAIAKGQHIADATFPIWVNTPSYSEVPMVASAIPDAPRGLAIIKQALSPATLGIGPELVERVEILSQMIGAATEACWCIEFLDPVDTSLAEEEIVKRVFSNESRWRACNEAMARLYRVPEGLDFNLQAVSRYFPDTEVNRQMVRDLVRSNYRLDHAAAIDRRHDGSEMLVENDFRAAIKDGRLIRLWGTTRDIGPHKRREQQLSDRADTMLDILSATPDPILVISEQGAVLAANPAAEAAWARPADQILGRSIQHFIETRNAVEKLRRAASDGEDGECDLGVISADDSRDTWRFRSARMEGEVRRYVLTARRRAKRRTRLLAEEAL; encoded by the coding sequence GTGTCCATCCTGAACCATTTTAATTGCCGTATAAGCGAATTTAGCATTGCCTTCGTTGTCCCCTGTGGCTGGATCATCGCGTTTCCGAATTCAGCCGCTGTGGGACATGCGCCCTCTTTCCCTCAGCAGGATCACAAGATGAAGACGTCCAAGCCATCAATCGCCGATCTAGGCTTCCTCATGATCGACTGGATCGATGAGGAGGGGCGCATATCAGAAGTCAACGATTTCGAGGCCCGTGAACTTGGGATCGAAGCCAGGGAAGTGGGCGGTCTGCCGCTCGAGCGCGTCTACAGCAGCACGTCCGCGCAGTTGCTGAGGGCAATCGCCAAAGGACAGCATATTGCGGATGCCACGTTTCCGATCTGGGTAAACACGCCCTCCTACAGCGAGGTGCCGATGGTTGCGAGCGCCATTCCAGACGCGCCGCGTGGCCTCGCCATCATCAAGCAGGCCCTTTCACCTGCCACGTTGGGCATCGGCCCCGAACTGGTGGAGCGCGTTGAAATCCTCTCTCAGATGATCGGTGCGGCGACAGAAGCGTGCTGGTGCATCGAATTCCTCGACCCAGTCGATACCTCACTTGCCGAAGAGGAGATCGTCAAACGGGTATTTTCCAATGAGAGCCGCTGGCGCGCCTGCAATGAGGCGATGGCACGGCTTTACCGGGTGCCGGAAGGCCTCGACTTCAATTTGCAGGCCGTGTCGAGATATTTCCCCGACACCGAGGTCAACCGCCAGATGGTGAGAGATCTCGTACGATCGAACTACCGACTTGATCATGCCGCCGCCATTGACCGCAGGCATGACGGCAGCGAGATGCTCGTTGAGAACGACTTCCGTGCCGCCATCAAGGACGGACGTCTGATCCGTCTTTGGGGAACGACACGGGATATTGGTCCACACAAGAGGCGCGAACAACAACTGTCCGATCGAGCCGACACGATGCTCGACATATTGAGCGCAACTCCCGATCCAATCCTGGTCATTTCCGAACAGGGCGCGGTTCTTGCAGCCAATCCGGCCGCTGAGGCCGCCTGGGCTCGCCCTGCCGACCAGATTCTCGGACGTTCGATCCAGCACTTCATCGAAACGCGCAATGCCGTCGAAAAGCTTCGCCGAGCGGCTTCAGATGGCGAGGATGGCGAATGCGACCTTGGGGTCATTTCGGCAGATGACAGCCGTGACACATGGCGCTTTCGTTCCGCTCGCATGGAGGGCGAGGTTCGACGTTACGTCCTGACAGCACGGCGCAGAGCCAAACGCCGCACTCGCCTCCTCGCAGAGGAGGCCTTGTGA
- a CDS encoding ABC transporter substrate-binding protein — protein sequence MKITRRSLLAGAPIAAGIIAAGLPRFAFAQGAPVKFRYLASRGSISPHELADELGYYKGLGVELENAGYAGGGPESLFALASGSVDIGGAATAAVINSISGGNDFVAVYPSNGINKDVKSVFYVLEDSPIKSIADIAGKTISVNTLGAHLDYTVREALHSVGLPPEAANLVVVPGPQLEQTLRSRQVDIAGLGYWQATFAGELVANGGVRGVFDDTQVLGELAGGFVVLRRDFIAANPDAARNFVEQSARASDWSRQNPDEARKVLATILNKRGENGDLARYWTGFGLREGAQATNRDIDFWVAVLERDGRLAKGKLKAADILYRPGETKTN from the coding sequence ATGAAAATCACTCGTCGTTCCCTGCTTGCCGGTGCACCCATTGCCGCCGGCATTATCGCCGCCGGGCTGCCCCGCTTCGCCTTTGCGCAAGGCGCACCCGTCAAGTTCCGCTACCTCGCCAGCCGTGGCAGCATTTCTCCGCATGAGCTCGCCGACGAGCTCGGTTACTACAAGGGCCTCGGTGTTGAATTGGAAAATGCCGGCTACGCGGGCGGCGGGCCGGAATCGCTGTTTGCGCTGGCGTCTGGCAGCGTCGACATTGGCGGCGCCGCGACCGCCGCCGTGATCAATTCGATCTCCGGCGGCAACGACTTCGTCGCCGTTTATCCGAGCAATGGCATCAACAAGGACGTGAAAAGCGTTTTCTACGTGCTCGAGGACAGCCCAATCAAATCGATCGCGGACATTGCCGGCAAGACCATCTCGGTCAACACGCTCGGCGCCCATCTCGACTACACGGTGCGCGAGGCGCTGCACAGCGTCGGTCTACCGCCGGAGGCAGCCAACCTCGTGGTGGTGCCCGGTCCGCAGCTGGAGCAGACCTTGCGCTCGCGCCAAGTCGATATAGCCGGGCTCGGCTACTGGCAGGCAACCTTTGCCGGCGAGCTGGTCGCCAATGGCGGCGTGCGCGGCGTGTTCGACGATACCCAGGTGCTCGGCGAACTCGCCGGCGGCTTCGTCGTGCTGCGGCGCGACTTCATTGCCGCCAATCCGGATGCGGCGCGCAACTTCGTCGAACAGTCGGCGCGCGCTTCAGACTGGTCGCGCCAGAACCCGGATGAAGCCCGCAAGGTTTTGGCCACTATCCTCAACAAACGCGGTGAAAACGGCGATCTCGCCCGCTACTGGACCGGCTTTGGTCTGCGAGAAGGTGCGCAGGCGACGAACCGCGACATAGATTTCTGGGTTGCCGTGCTGGAGCGCGACGGCCGCCTGGCCAAGGGCAAGCTGAAAGCTGCCGACATTCTGTACCGGCCCGGCGAAACCAAGACCAACTAA